One region of Pseudomonas sp. ABC1 genomic DNA includes:
- a CDS encoding 1-acyl-sn-glycerol-3-phosphate acyltransferase: protein MGRLLRLRRYGGLLSILGHGLLTASWLTLCARCGRPPSLARRQYLTRQFLDRVGRQLPYELRIEGEPPRQSMLWVANHVSWVDIVMLGRVMPLSFLSKDDVAQWPVIGWLARQAGTCFIRRGAGQHGQVGQQLQDYLRREHPLLIFPEGTTTDGSGVRTFHPRLLSCAVETDTPVQPVAIRYRRHGRADPLSPFLGEDELTHHLQRLLASGQASVEIHFLPPIQPQGLDRSTLARQAQQSIAAVLAEQPADVPVARCA from the coding sequence ATGGGGCGCCTGCTGCGCCTCAGGCGCTACGGCGGGCTGTTGAGCATCCTCGGCCACGGGCTGCTGACGGCCAGTTGGCTGACCCTCTGCGCCCGCTGCGGGCGCCCGCCCTCACTGGCCCGCCGGCAATACCTGACGCGCCAGTTCCTCGACCGCGTCGGCCGGCAACTGCCCTATGAGTTGCGCATCGAAGGCGAGCCGCCCCGGCAGTCCATGCTCTGGGTCGCCAACCACGTGTCCTGGGTCGATATCGTCATGCTCGGACGGGTGATGCCGCTGTCGTTCCTGTCCAAGGACGACGTCGCCCAGTGGCCGGTGATCGGCTGGCTGGCGCGCCAGGCCGGCACCTGCTTCATCCGCCGCGGCGCGGGCCAGCATGGCCAGGTCGGGCAGCAATTGCAGGATTACCTGCGGCGCGAGCATCCCTTGCTGATCTTCCCCGAAGGCACCACCACCGACGGCAGTGGTGTGCGCACCTTCCATCCGCGCCTGCTGAGCTGTGCGGTGGAAACCGATACCCCGGTGCAACCCGTCGCCATCCGCTACCGCCGCCATGGCCGGGCCGACCCGCTCAGCCCCTTCCTTGGCGAAGACGAGTTGACCCATCACCTGCAACGGCTGCTCGCCAGCGGCCAGGCCAGCGTGGAAATTCACTTCCTGCCGCCGATCCAGCCCCAGGGCCTGGACCGCTCGACCCTGGCCCGTCAGGCCCAGCAGAGCATCGCCGCGGTACTGGCCGAACAACCGGCCGACGTTCCGGTGGCCCGCTGCGCCTGA
- the olsB gene encoding L-ornithine N(alpha)-acyltransferase, protein MNMIAFPRRLQAERLQTPQALREAQELRYKVFSSEYDAQLQGAEQGLDRDEFDEHCMHIGVRDLGSGQLVATTRLLDRQAAGRLGRFYSEAEFDLRGLNELSGPVLEIGRTCVDAEYRNGATIAVLWGELAEALNQGQYRYLMGCASVSMRDGGVQAQAIMQRLRERYLSTEHLHAEPKKPLPALDLPANVTAELPPLLKAYMRLGAKICGEPSWDTEFQVADIFILLKRDELCPRYARHFKAAV, encoded by the coding sequence ATGAACATGATCGCCTTTCCCCGTCGTCTGCAGGCCGAACGCCTGCAAACCCCACAAGCCCTGCGCGAAGCCCAGGAACTGCGCTACAAGGTCTTCAGCAGCGAATACGACGCCCAGTTGCAGGGCGCCGAGCAAGGCCTGGACAGGGATGAATTCGACGAGCACTGCATGCACATCGGTGTGCGCGACCTCGGCAGCGGCCAACTGGTGGCGACCACGCGCCTGCTGGACCGCCAGGCCGCCGGTCGTCTGGGACGCTTCTACAGCGAGGCGGAATTCGATCTGCGCGGGCTGAACGAACTGAGTGGCCCGGTGCTGGAAATCGGCCGTACCTGCGTCGACGCCGAATACCGCAACGGCGCCACCATCGCCGTGCTCTGGGGCGAACTCGCGGAAGCCCTCAACCAGGGCCAGTACCGCTACCTGATGGGCTGCGCCAGCGTCTCCATGCGCGACGGCGGCGTCCAGGCCCAGGCGATCATGCAGCGCCTGCGCGAGCGCTACCTGAGCACCGAACACCTGCACGCCGAGCCGAAGAAGCCGTTGCCCGCCCTTGACCTGCCAGCCAACGTGACCGCCGAACTGCCGCCCCTGCTCAAGGCCTATATGCGCCTGGGGGCGAAAATCTGCGGCGAACCCAGTTGGGACACGGAGTTCCAGGTGGCCGACATTTTCATCCTGCTCAAACGCGACGAACTCTGCCCCCGCTACGCGCGGCACTTCAAGGCGGCGGTCTGA
- a CDS encoding YceI family protein codes for MRFIVAVLLVCSSALCWADWHVLTDSSRVSFVSVKRGNIADVHRFRNVVGVIDPQGAARITLPFADLDSGLALRDERMRELLFEATRFPHAELSANLNLAHWEQMRVGEVQATTLEFQLDLHGHQQRLKAEVLVSRLGEKRMQVTTLEPILIKAELFELEGGLAKLQELAGLPSIASEVPVSAVLDFQQRP; via the coding sequence ATGCGTTTTATCGTGGCGGTGCTATTGGTGTGTTCGAGTGCCCTGTGCTGGGCGGACTGGCATGTGCTGACGGACTCGTCGCGTGTCAGCTTCGTGTCGGTCAAGCGTGGCAACATCGCCGACGTGCACCGTTTCAGGAATGTCGTCGGGGTCATCGACCCGCAGGGCGCTGCGCGTATCACCTTGCCGTTCGCCGACCTGGACAGTGGCCTGGCCCTGCGTGACGAGCGTATGCGCGAACTGCTGTTCGAAGCGACGCGCTTTCCCCATGCCGAACTGAGCGCCAACCTGAACCTGGCGCACTGGGAGCAGATGCGTGTCGGCGAGGTACAGGCCACCACCCTGGAGTTCCAGCTGGACCTGCATGGCCACCAGCAGCGCCTGAAGGCCGAGGTGCTGGTCAGCCGTCTTGGCGAGAAGCGCATGCAGGTGACGACCCTGGAGCCGATCCTGATCAAGGCCGAGCTGTTCGAACTGGAGGGTGGCCTGGCGAAGCTGCAGGAGTTGGCCGGCTTGCCTTCGATCGCGTCGGAGGTGCCGGTGTCGGCGGTGCTGGATTTCCAGCAGCGACCCTGA
- a CDS encoding phosphatidylserine/phosphatidylglycerophosphate/cardiolipin synthase family protein — MVHAGEVFPWREGNTFRLLLDGPGFFPAMLAAIEGARCRVDLEMYLVEEGECTRRMVEVLAGASERGVRVRCLFDGFGSLLWGPASRQRLLAAGVELRLYNPLSFKLKFNNLHRDHRKLLLVDGERGYVGGTGLTDRFWSPDGARQWHEAMVEMTGPLLTDWQRLFDTQWVFSRRKRIWQIPLPRRQPRLPALPEAQPGLGRVAYAAARQHRDILQSLLRHLHRAEDRIWLATPYFLPTGKVRRALIRAARRGVEVRLLLTGRNTDNPPVRYAGQRYYPRLLRAGVRIHEYQPQFLHLKMVLVDDWVSIGSCNFDHWNLRWNLEANLESMDSALVREVAASFAQDFTQSIEVDMRSWRARPLLTRVYQRLWGMLDKLVINIFNRSGRS; from the coding sequence TTGGTACACGCTGGAGAAGTCTTCCCCTGGCGCGAGGGCAATACCTTCCGCCTGCTGCTGGACGGGCCTGGTTTCTTTCCGGCGATGCTGGCGGCCATCGAGGGTGCGCGCTGCCGTGTCGACCTGGAGATGTACCTGGTCGAAGAGGGCGAGTGCACGCGGCGGATGGTCGAGGTGCTGGCCGGCGCGTCAGAGCGAGGGGTGCGGGTGCGCTGCCTGTTCGACGGTTTCGGTTCCCTGCTGTGGGGCCCGGCGTCCCGCCAGCGGCTGCTGGCGGCAGGTGTCGAGCTGAGGCTCTACAACCCGTTGTCGTTCAAGCTGAAGTTCAACAACCTGCACCGCGACCACCGCAAGCTGCTGCTGGTCGACGGCGAGCGGGGCTACGTTGGTGGCACCGGCCTGACCGACCGTTTCTGGAGCCCTGATGGCGCACGGCAGTGGCACGAAGCGATGGTGGAGATGACCGGGCCGCTGCTGACCGACTGGCAGCGGCTGTTCGATACGCAATGGGTCTTCAGCCGGCGCAAGCGGATCTGGCAGATTCCCCTGCCCAGGCGCCAACCCCGCCTGCCCGCGCTGCCCGAGGCGCAGCCGGGTCTCGGGCGGGTGGCTTATGCGGCGGCGCGCCAGCACCGCGACATTCTGCAAAGCCTGCTGCGTCACCTGCACCGGGCCGAGGACCGCATCTGGCTGGCGACGCCTTACTTTCTACCCACCGGCAAGGTGCGTCGAGCGCTGATCCGCGCCGCGAGGCGAGGGGTCGAGGTGCGTTTGCTGCTGACGGGCCGGAACACCGACAACCCGCCGGTGCGCTATGCCGGCCAGCGTTATTACCCCCGGTTGTTGCGCGCGGGGGTGCGAATTCATGAATATCAGCCACAGTTCCTGCACCTGAAGATGGTGCTGGTGGACGATTGGGTCAGTATCGGCTCATGCAATTTCGACCACTGGAACCTGCGCTGGAATCTCGAGGCCAATCTCGAATCCATGGACAGCGCGCTGGTGCGCGAGGTGGCGGCGAGTTTCGCGCAGGACTTCACCCAGAGCATCGAAGTGGACATGCGGTCCTGGCGGGCGCGGCCCTTGCTGACGCGGGTCTACCAGCGCCTGTGGGGTATGCTGGACAAACTGGTGATCAATATTTTCAACCGGAGTGGGCGATCATGA
- a CDS encoding DJ-1/PfpI family protein, producing MTTERKILVLAGDYVEDYELMVPFQALQAIGYTVHAVCPGKAAGDKVRTAIHDFEGDQTYSEKPGHNFALNFDFDAVRAQDYAGLLVPGGRAPEYLRLNDKVLELVRAFDQAGKPIAAVCHGAQLLAAADVLKGRECSAYPACAPEVRLAGGQFVDIAVDQAHVQGNLVTAPAWPAHPAWLAAFVKLLGAKISL from the coding sequence ATGACGACAGAGCGGAAAATCCTGGTATTGGCGGGCGACTACGTCGAGGACTATGAGCTGATGGTGCCGTTCCAGGCCCTGCAGGCCATCGGCTATACCGTGCATGCGGTGTGTCCGGGCAAGGCGGCGGGAGACAAGGTGCGCACCGCGATCCACGATTTCGAGGGCGACCAGACCTACAGCGAGAAACCGGGGCACAACTTCGCCCTCAACTTCGACTTCGACGCCGTGCGCGCGCAGGACTATGCCGGGCTGCTGGTGCCGGGCGGGCGCGCCCCGGAATACCTGCGCCTGAACGACAAGGTGCTGGAGCTGGTGCGGGCGTTCGACCAGGCCGGCAAACCCATCGCCGCCGTGTGCCATGGCGCGCAACTGCTGGCGGCGGCGGATGTACTCAAGGGCCGCGAATGCAGCGCCTACCCGGCCTGCGCGCCGGAAGTGCGCCTGGCCGGTGGCCAGTTCGTCGATATCGCGGTGGACCAGGCCCACGTCCAGGGCAACCTGGTGACCGCGCCGGCCTGGCCGGCCCATCCCGCCTGGCTGGCGGCCTTCGTCAAGTTGCTGGGGGCGAAGATCAGCCTGTAA
- the metE gene encoding 5-methyltetrahydropteroyltriglutamate--homocysteine S-methyltransferase, protein MALAHNLGFPRIGRDRELKKAQEAFWKGELDEAGLRAVGRELRATHWQVQKDAGIELLPVGDFAWYDQVLTHSLTFGVIPERFRPHSGKPTLDTLFSMARGVSDSCCGGAHAQEMTKWFDTNYHYLVPEFTADQQFELSWEQLFEETAEAIALGHKVKPVVIGPLTYLWLGKAKGSEFDKLDLLERLLPLYGQIFQRLAEQGVEWVQIDEPILVLDLPQEWKSAYERAYNLLQREPLKKLVATYFGGLEENLGLAANLPVDGLHIDLVRAPEQYPTILDRLPAYKVLSLGLVNGRNVWRCDLEKALKVLQHAHERLGERLWVAPSCSLLHSPVDLEREDKLDAELKSWLAFARQKCAEVSVLARAVTEPESPDVQDALAASCAVQSARAASPRIHKPQVQARIAAIRPQDSQRPSPFAARIEQQRALLQLPPFPTTTIGSFPQTSAIRLARQSFKQGKLSATDYTEAMQSEIRSAVNFQERLGLDVLVHGEAERNDMVEYFAEQLDGYVFTRFGWVQSYGSRCVKPAVIYGDLSRPQPMTVEWIKYAQSLTDKVMKGMLTGPVTMLMWSFPREDVSREEQARQLALAIRDEVVDLEAAGIKVVQIDEAAFREGLPLRRSQWQHYLDWATEAFRLCASGVRDETQIHTHMCYSEFNDVIESIAAMDADVITIETSRSDMELLEAFEAFEYPNEIGPGVYDIHSPRVPPAEEMANLMRKAVKRIPAERLWVNPDCGLKTRGWPETEAALVNMVEAARQLREELA, encoded by the coding sequence ATGGCCCTGGCGCACAATCTTGGATTCCCCCGTATCGGTCGCGACCGTGAACTGAAGAAAGCACAGGAAGCCTTCTGGAAAGGCGAGCTGGACGAGGCCGGCCTGCGCGCCGTGGGGCGTGAGCTGCGTGCCACCCATTGGCAGGTGCAGAAGGACGCGGGAATCGAACTGCTGCCAGTCGGCGACTTCGCCTGGTACGACCAGGTGCTGACCCACTCGCTGACCTTTGGCGTGATCCCCGAGCGCTTCCGTCCGCACAGCGGCAAGCCGACCCTGGACACCCTGTTCTCCATGGCCCGTGGCGTCAGTGACAGTTGCTGCGGTGGCGCCCATGCGCAAGAGATGACCAAGTGGTTCGACACCAACTACCACTACCTGGTCCCCGAGTTCACGGCAGACCAGCAGTTCGAACTGAGCTGGGAGCAACTGTTCGAAGAAACCGCCGAAGCCATCGCCCTTGGGCACAAGGTCAAGCCGGTGGTGATCGGCCCGCTGACCTACCTGTGGCTGGGCAAGGCCAAGGGCAGCGAATTCGACAAGCTGGACCTGCTGGAGCGCCTGCTGCCGCTGTACGGGCAGATATTCCAGCGCCTTGCCGAGCAGGGCGTCGAGTGGGTACAGATCGACGAGCCGATCTTGGTCCTTGACCTGCCGCAAGAGTGGAAGAGCGCCTACGAGCGTGCCTACAACCTGCTGCAGCGCGAGCCGCTGAAGAAGCTGGTCGCCACCTATTTCGGCGGGCTGGAAGAGAACCTTGGCCTGGCCGCCAACCTGCCGGTCGATGGCTTGCACATCGATCTGGTGCGCGCCCCGGAACAGTACCCGACCATCCTCGATCGCCTGCCAGCCTACAAAGTGCTGTCGCTGGGCCTGGTCAATGGCCGCAACGTCTGGCGCTGCGACCTGGAGAAGGCATTGAAGGTGCTGCAACACGCCCACGAGCGTCTGGGCGAGCGTCTGTGGGTCGCGCCGTCCTGCTCGCTGCTGCACAGCCCGGTCGATCTGGAGCGTGAAGACAAACTGGATGCCGAACTCAAGAGTTGGCTGGCCTTCGCCCGGCAGAAGTGCGCGGAAGTCTCGGTACTGGCCCGTGCCGTGACCGAGCCTGAGTCGCCGGACGTGCAGGATGCCCTGGCCGCCAGCTGTGCCGTGCAGTCCGCCCGTGCCGCGTCGCCGCGCATCCACAAGCCGCAGGTGCAGGCGCGCATCGCCGCCATCCGCCCGCAGGACAGCCAGCGCCCGTCGCCGTTCGCCGCACGCATCGAACAACAGCGCGCACTGCTGCAACTGCCGCCGTTCCCGACCACCACCATCGGCTCCTTCCCGCAGACTTCGGCGATCCGCCTGGCGCGCCAGTCGTTCAAGCAGGGCAAGCTGTCCGCCACCGACTACACCGAGGCAATGCAGAGCGAGATCCGCAGCGCGGTGAACTTCCAGGAGCGTCTGGGCCTGGACGTGCTGGTGCATGGCGAGGCTGAGCGCAACGACATGGTCGAGTACTTTGCCGAGCAACTGGACGGCTATGTGTTCACCCGCTTCGGCTGGGTGCAGAGCTACGGATCGCGCTGCGTCAAGCCGGCGGTGATCTACGGCGACCTGAGCCGTCCGCAGCCGATGACCGTGGAATGGATCAAGTACGCGCAGAGCCTGACCGACAAGGTGATGAAAGGCATGCTGACCGGCCCGGTGACCATGCTGATGTGGTCCTTCCCGCGCGAGGACGTCAGCCGCGAAGAGCAGGCTCGGCAACTGGCACTGGCCATCCGCGACGAAGTGGTCGACCTGGAAGCCGCCGGCATCAAGGTGGTGCAGATCGATGAAGCGGCCTTCCGCGAAGGCTTGCCGCTGCGCCGTTCGCAATGGCAGCACTACCTGGACTGGGCGACCGAGGCCTTCCGCCTGTGCGCCAGCGGTGTACGCGACGAGACGCAGATCCACACGCACATGTGCTACAGCGAGTTCAACGACGTGATCGAGTCCATCGCGGCGATGGATGCCGACGTGATCACCATCGAGACCTCGCGTTCGGACATGGAACTGCTGGAGGCCTTCGAGGCCTTCGAGTACCCGAACGAGATCGGCCCGGGCGTCTACGACATCCACTCGCCACGTGTGCCGCCAGCCGAAGAAATGGCCAACCTGATGCGCAAGGCGGTCAAGCGCATCCCCGCCGAGCGTCTGTGGGTGAATCCGGATTGCGGCCTGAAGACCCGTGGCTGGCCGGAAACCGAGGCGGCGCTGGTCAACATGGTCGAGGCCGCGCGCCAGTTGCGTGAAGAGCTGGCCTGA
- a CDS encoding epoxyqueuosine reductase QueH — translation MSDYQRPKLELPGGADRLLLHSCCAPCSGEVMEAISASGIDYTIFFYNPNIHPVREYLIRKDENIRFAQQHGVPFVDADYDTDDWFARAKGMEHEPERGVRCTMCFDMRFERTALYAHEHGFGVISSSLGISRWKNMQQINDCGIRSAARYPGITYWDYNWRKAGGSARMIEISKRERFYQQEYCGCIYSLRDSNRHRKEQGRELIRIGVQYYGDDETLRSS, via the coding sequence ATGAGCGATTACCAGCGTCCGAAACTCGAATTGCCGGGAGGCGCCGACAGGCTCCTGCTGCATTCCTGCTGTGCGCCTTGTTCGGGAGAGGTGATGGAAGCGATCAGCGCATCGGGCATCGACTACACCATCTTCTTCTACAACCCCAATATCCATCCGGTGCGCGAGTACCTGATCCGCAAGGACGAGAACATCCGTTTCGCGCAGCAGCACGGGGTGCCTTTCGTCGATGCCGACTACGACACCGATGACTGGTTCGCCCGCGCCAAAGGCATGGAGCATGAGCCGGAGCGCGGTGTGCGCTGCACCATGTGCTTCGATATGCGTTTCGAGCGCACGGCGCTGTACGCCCACGAGCATGGCTTTGGGGTGATTTCCAGTTCGCTGGGGATTTCCCGCTGGAAGAACATGCAGCAGATCAACGACTGCGGCATCCGCTCGGCGGCGCGCTACCCCGGCATCACCTACTGGGACTACAACTGGCGCAAGGCCGGTGGTTCGGCGCGAATGATCGAGATCAGCAAGCGCGAGCGCTTCTACCAGCAGGAATATTGTGGCTGCATCTACTCGCTGCGCGACAGCAACCGCCACCGCAAGGAGCAGGGGCGGGAGCTGATTCGCATCGGCGTGCAGTACTACGGGGACGACGAGACGCTGCGCTCATCGTGA
- a CDS encoding cysteine hydrolase family protein: MGKRALILVDIQNDYFPNGKWVLEGVEQAADNAARLLAAARAAGETVVHIRHEFASEQAPFFVPGSEGARIHPKVLPQDGEAVVLKQQVNAFRDTPLQAQLQEQGIEALTIVGNMSHMCIDAITRAAADLGYPVTVIHDACATLDLEFNGVKVPAAQAHAAAMAALAFAYAQVVDTEQYLQG; the protein is encoded by the coding sequence ATGGGCAAACGCGCACTGATCCTCGTCGACATCCAGAACGACTACTTCCCCAATGGCAAATGGGTCCTGGAAGGTGTCGAGCAGGCCGCCGACAACGCCGCACGCCTCCTCGCCGCCGCACGCGCCGCGGGGGAGACAGTAGTCCACATCCGCCATGAATTCGCCAGCGAACAGGCACCCTTCTTTGTGCCCGGCTCCGAAGGCGCCAGGATTCATCCGAAGGTACTGCCACAGGACGGCGAAGCCGTGGTGCTCAAACAGCAGGTGAATGCCTTCCGCGACACCCCGTTGCAGGCACAGCTACAGGAACAGGGCATCGAGGCACTGACCATCGTCGGCAACATGAGCCATATGTGCATCGACGCCATCACCCGCGCCGCCGCCGACCTCGGCTACCCGGTAACGGTGATCCACGACGCCTGCGCCACCCTCGACCTGGAGTTCAACGGGGTGAAGGTGCCCGCCGCCCAGGCCCACGCCGCCGCCATGGCCGCCCTGGCCTTCGCTTACGCCCAGGTGGTCGACACCGAGCAATACCTGCAGGGCTGA
- a CDS encoding GlxA family transcriptional regulator, which translates to MEPTQEIALLLYPDAQLAAVHGLTDLFKVANRMAEGHAGVRVSHWTVAGDEAPRRVFDSHPGAAGEPGVILLPPCLERTPSGVARGALGDWLRQRHGAGVTIASVCAGAFLLAEAGLLDGRSATTHWSLAQALAERFPKVRVEAERMLVDDGDIITAGGLMAWSDLGLALVARFLGPAIASQTAHFLVIDLSRESQLHFSAFTPRLDHGDGAILRVQHWLRGQLSKDVGLLAMAEQAGLGERTFLRRFSAATGFRPTEYCQQLRVAKARELLELTRDSIEQVAWSVGYQDPGAFRKIFARLVGLQPGEYRRRFSLGRTP; encoded by the coding sequence ATGGAACCGACGCAGGAAATCGCGCTGCTGCTTTATCCGGACGCGCAACTGGCCGCCGTCCATGGCCTGACCGACCTGTTCAAGGTAGCCAACCGGATGGCCGAGGGGCATGCCGGGGTGCGGGTCAGCCACTGGACGGTGGCGGGTGATGAGGCGCCGCGCCGGGTGTTCGACAGCCACCCTGGCGCAGCGGGCGAGCCAGGTGTGATCCTGTTGCCGCCGTGCCTGGAGCGCACGCCAAGCGGCGTGGCGCGAGGGGCGCTTGGCGACTGGCTGCGCCAGCGGCACGGTGCGGGTGTGACCATCGCCTCGGTGTGCGCCGGTGCCTTCCTGCTGGCCGAGGCGGGCCTGCTGGATGGGCGTAGCGCTACCACCCACTGGAGCCTGGCACAGGCTCTGGCAGAGCGATTCCCCAAGGTGCGGGTAGAAGCCGAGCGCATGCTGGTCGACGATGGCGACATCATCACCGCTGGCGGGCTGATGGCCTGGAGCGACCTTGGCCTGGCGCTGGTGGCGCGCTTCCTCGGGCCTGCCATTGCTTCGCAGACCGCGCATTTCCTGGTGATCGACCTCAGCCGCGAGTCGCAACTGCATTTCAGCGCGTTCACGCCACGCCTGGATCATGGCGACGGGGCGATTCTGCGCGTGCAGCACTGGCTGCGCGGGCAACTGAGCAAGGACGTGGGGTTGCTCGCCATGGCCGAGCAGGCCGGGCTCGGCGAGCGGACCTTCTTGCGCCGGTTCAGTGCGGCGACCGGATTCAGGCCCACCGAGTACTGCCAGCAACTGCGGGTGGCCAAGGCGCGGGAGCTATTGGAACTGACACGGGACAGCATCGAGCAGGTGGCCTGGTCGGTGGGCTACCAGGACCCAGGGGCTTTTCGCAAAATCTTCGCCCGTCTGGTCGGCTTGCAGCCGGGGGAGTACCGGCGGCGTTTCAGCCTGGGGCGCACGCCCTGA
- a CDS encoding fumarate hydratase yields the protein MTVIKQDDLIQSVADALQFISYYHPVDFIQAMHEAYLKEESPAARDSMAQILINSRMCATGHRPICQDTGIVTVFIKVGMDVRWDGATMGVDDMINEGVRRAYNLPENVLRASILADPAGARKNTKDNTPAVIHYSIVPGDKVEVDVAAKGGGSENKSKMAMLNPSDSIVDWVLKTVPTMGAGWCPPGMLGIGIGGTAEKAAVMAKEVLMEHIDIHELQARGPQNRIEELRLELFEKVNQLGIGAQGLGGLTTVLDVKIMDYPTHAASLPVCMIPNCAATRHAHFVLDGSGPAELEAPSLDAYPDIVWEAGPSARRVNLDSITPEEVQSWKPGETILLNGKMLTGRDAAHKRMVDMLNRGEELPVDLKGRFIYYVGPVDPVGDEVVGPAGPTTATRMDKFTRQILESTGLLGMIGKSERGPIAIDAIRDNKAVYLMAVGGAAYLVAQAIKKSRVLAFAELGMEAIYEFDVKDMPVTVAVDTNGESVHITGPAIWQQKIADSLAVEVQ from the coding sequence ATGACCGTGATAAAACAAGACGACCTGATCCAGAGCGTCGCCGACGCCCTGCAGTTCATTTCCTATTACCACCCCGTCGACTTCATCCAGGCCATGCACGAGGCCTACCTCAAGGAAGAATCGCCCGCCGCGCGCGACTCCATGGCGCAGATCCTGATCAACTCGCGCATGTGCGCCACCGGCCACCGCCCGATCTGCCAGGACACCGGCATCGTCACCGTATTCATCAAGGTCGGCATGGACGTCCGCTGGGACGGCGCCACCATGGGTGTCGACGACATGATCAACGAAGGCGTCCGCCGCGCCTACAACCTGCCGGAAAACGTCCTGCGCGCCTCGATCCTGGCCGACCCGGCCGGTGCCCGCAAGAACACCAAGGACAACACCCCGGCAGTGATCCACTACTCCATCGTTCCCGGTGACAAGGTGGAAGTGGACGTCGCTGCCAAGGGCGGCGGCTCCGAGAACAAATCGAAGATGGCCATGCTCAACCCGTCCGACTCCATCGTCGACTGGGTGCTCAAGACCGTCCCGACCATGGGCGCCGGCTGGTGCCCGCCAGGCATGCTCGGCATCGGCATCGGCGGTACCGCCGAGAAAGCCGCCGTCATGGCCAAGGAAGTGCTCATGGAGCACATCGACATCCATGAACTGCAAGCCCGTGGACCGCAGAACCGTATCGAGGAACTGCGCCTGGAGCTGTTCGAGAAGGTCAACCAGTTGGGTATCGGTGCCCAGGGCCTGGGTGGCCTGACCACCGTGCTCGACGTCAAGATCATGGACTACCCGACCCACGCCGCCTCGCTGCCGGTGTGCATGATCCCCAACTGCGCCGCCACCCGCCACGCCCACTTCGTGCTGGACGGCAGCGGCCCGGCGGAGCTGGAAGCGCCGTCGCTGGACGCCTACCCGGACATCGTCTGGGAAGCCGGCCCGAGCGCCCGCCGCGTCAACCTCGACAGCATCACCCCGGAAGAAGTGCAGAGCTGGAAACCGGGCGAGACCATCCTGCTCAACGGCAAGATGCTCACCGGCCGCGATGCCGCGCACAAGCGCATGGTCGACATGCTGAACCGTGGTGAAGAGCTGCCGGTCGACCTGAAAGGCCGCTTCATCTACTACGTCGGGCCGGTCGATCCGGTCGGTGACGAAGTGGTTGGCCCAGCGGGCCCGACCACCGCCACGCGGATGGACAAGTTCACTCGCCAGATCCTGGAAAGCACCGGCCTGCTGGGCATGATCGGCAAGTCCGAGCGTGGCCCGATCGCCATCGACGCGATCCGCGACAACAAGGCTGTCTACCTGATGGCCGTGGGCGGCGCCGCCTACCTGGTCGCCCAGGCGATCAAGAAATCCAGGGTACTGGCATTCGCCGAGCTGGGCATGGAAGCCATCTACGAGTTCGACGTGAAGGACATGCCGGTCACCGTCGCCGTCGACACCAATGGCGAATCGGTACACATCACCGGCCCGGCGATCTGGCAACAGAAGATCGCCGACAGCCTGGCGGTGGAAGTGCAATAA
- a CDS encoding helix-turn-helix transcriptional regulator, producing the protein MNVQVITRDGVPEYAVLPWAEYQALLEATGRPVAQPAAASDQASLTQLAQLRQAQGLSLEELARTVGISPAYLELIERGERDPDNAIRRVLARTLGVAGWGGAS; encoded by the coding sequence ATGAACGTACAAGTCATCACACGCGACGGTGTGCCGGAATATGCCGTGTTGCCATGGGCCGAGTACCAGGCCCTGCTGGAGGCCACGGGGCGGCCAGTGGCTCAGCCTGCCGCCGCGTCGGACCAGGCCTCGCTGACGCAACTGGCGCAATTGCGTCAGGCGCAGGGGCTGAGCCTTGAAGAGCTGGCGCGCACCGTGGGCATCAGCCCGGCCTATCTGGAGTTGATCGAGCGTGGCGAGCGCGATCCGGACAACGCGATTCGTCGGGTTCTGGCGCGTACCCTGGGCGTTGCCGGCTGGGGCGGGGCTTCTTGA